One genomic region from Phragmites australis chromosome 1, lpPhrAust1.1, whole genome shotgun sequence encodes:
- the LOC133926016 gene encoding uncharacterized protein At5g08430-like isoform X1, protein MAGKRKRVAEEDITEARCFTCKDGGDDLRICDLKDCLKFYHPHCTGKGDDFLTSDEQFICEWHTCVNCKGSSDYQCLCCPLYSVCRDCLGKVEFVQVRKQSKGFCRSCLNLAILSEKNAYANPHGVIAKIDYQGSAIYENLFKDCWEVIKDRENLSFFDLQEASVLLDRSLNCKSGADSEKFPDEDHKADENSLDDNDDNEQTFPFDSKGKPNKVNASLKKSKSNKKTYVGWGSKELIEFLSCFGKDTAKPLDEFEVIGVIKEYIRQKNLFQDNKKKKFRCDDKLRPLFKRSKVNWNSIHRFLEMHFAANAVSEDESLDGSEDDSGLTMKKKPRTSLEPKIAKKVSERNKRCFASLNQNNLKLIYLRRSLVLNLLSHPDTFEQKVVGCFVRVKNKPRTHIYQILKKTYQLGLVTGIIQSSEKYKVKDTCTDILLRVTGMWDDVEISMLSEEDFEEDECNDLIPLVEKGRLKRATVAELEEKVATVHKDIVNHWIDKELLRLEKEIDRAHEKGWRVEMEELMHRKKLLSTPAGRQRLLEEVPEIVADPEDEKKEIELEIAAGNSSQENRGKKRDRASCLVDMGKNSKEATQEVADSFDVLKDEPPKGAAEHVAESFEVLKEKPPEGATEQVVDALSIPNEESTEGAIQQTVDSLNVLNKEPPKGAADQVADYLRVREEESPEGFSLVNSATKKMTDPLSLLNKESSEVASKQGYDTREVTSEAEALSSGVTRDSVPHSQMHNTLDGSRAQAIYINKDEGGHSRRDKGNKVLINLDSDEDEDLHTEQREPEREALLAPRATNGGDLHMERPGSASGVALHALGAMNGVVLHPEQHEPARAAMNGMSPLTPLWHYVDPQGVSQGPFSLMHLRQWKLGGFFSDDFRVWRTRQTVEQAILLTDAFQLNL, encoded by the exons ATGGCCGGGAAGAGGAAGCGAGTCGCCGAGGAGGATATCACCGAGGCGCGCTGTTTCACATGCAAGGACGGTGGCGACGACCTCCGCATCTGCGACTTAAA GGACTGCCTCAAGTTTTACCATCCACACTGTACGGGAAAGGGAGATGATTTTCTTACTTCCGACGAGCAATTCATTTGTG AATGGCACACATGTGTCAACTGCAAAGGGAGTTCAGATTATCAGTGTTTGTGCTGTCCACTTTACTCGGTTTGCCGTGACTGCCTTGGAAAAGTTGAGTTTGTCCAAGTGAGGAAGCAGAGCAAAGGATTTTGCAGAAGCTGTTTGAACCTGGCAATCTTGAGCGAGAAGAATGCTTATGCTAATCCTCATGGGGTAATT GCAAAGATCGATTACCAAGGTTCAGCGATCTATGAAAATTTGTTTAAAGACTGCTGGGAAGTAATTAAAGACAGAGAAAATTTGTCATTTTTTGATCTGCAAGAAGCTAGTGTGCTTCTTGATAGAAGCCTAAACTGTAAATCTGGAGCAGATTCAGAGAAATTTCCAGATGAAGATCACAAGGCAGATGAAAATTCATTggatgataatgatgacaatGAGCAAACATTTCCTTTTGACTCCAAGGGCAAACCAAATAAAGTGAACGCGTCACTGAAGAAAAGCAAATCAAACAAGAAAACATATGTTGGCTGGGGTTCGAAAGAGCTGATTGAATTCTTGTCATGTTTTGGCAAGGACACAGCAAAACCTCTTGATGAATTCGAAGTTATTGGAGTTATTAAGGAGTACATCAGACAGAAGAATCTGTTCCAggacaataagaaaaaaaaattcaggtgtgATGATAAGCTGCGCCCTTTGTTTAAGAGAAGTAAAGTGAACTGGAATTCAATCCATAGGTTTCTGGAAATGCACTTTGCTGCAAATGCTGTTTCAGAGGATGAAAGTCTTGATGGTTCTGAAGATGACAGTGGACTAACTATGAAAAAGAAACCACGGACTAGTCTGGAGCCGAAGATTGCTAAGAAGGTTTCAGAAAGGAACAAGAGATGCTTTGCCTCACTTAATCAGAATAACCTAAAGCTAATTTATTTGAGAAGATCTTTAGTTCTTAATCTTTTGAGTCATCCAGACACATTCGAACAGAAAGTTGTTGGTTGTTTTGTTAGAGTCAAGAATAAGCCCAGGACCCATATTTATCAAATACTTAAAAAGACATACCAACTTGGGCTTGTGACAG GCATTATACAGTCTTCAGAGAAGTATAAGGTAAAGGACACATGTACAGATATTCTCTTACGTGTTACCGGTATGTGGGATGATGTCGAGATCTCGATGTTGTCGGAGGAGGACTTTGAAGAG GATGAATGCAATGATCTTATTCCTTTGGTTGAGAAAGGACGCTTGAAAAGGGCTACTGTT GCTGAGTTAGAGGAAAAGGTGGCAACTGTACATAAGGACATAGTAAATCAT TGGATTGATAAAGAACTTCTGAGACTGGAAAAAGAGATTGATAGAGCACATGAAAAAGGGTGGCGTGTAGAA ATGGAAGAGCTAATGCACCGAAAAAAGCTTCTAAGCACACCAGCTGGAAGACAGCGTCTCCTTGAAGAGGTTCCAGAAATTGTTGCGGATccagaagatgagaaaaaagaaattgaacTCGAAATTGCAGCCGGCAACTCTTCTCAAGAGAATAGAG GTAAAAAAAGAGACAGAGCTTCTTGTTTGGTGGACATGGGGAAAAATTCTAAAG AAGCAACACAGGAGGTAGCTGATTCCTTTGATGTACTTAAAGATGAACCGCCAAAAG GTGCAGCAGAGCATGTAGCTGAATCTTTTGAAGTTCTTAAAGAGAAACCACCAGAAG GTGCAACAGAGCAAGTAGTTGATGCATTGAGCATTCCTAATGAAGAATCAACAGAAG GTGCAATACAGCAAACAGTTGATTCTTTGAATGTTCTTAACAAGGAACCACCAAAAG GTGCAgcagatcaagtagctgattaTTTAAGAGTCCGTGAAGAGGAATCACCAGAAGGTTTCTCTTTAGTAAACA GTGCTACAAAGAAAATGACTGATCCTTTGAGCCTTCTTAACAAAGAATCATCAGAAG TTGCATCGAAGCAAGGTTATGATACTCGTGAAGTTACTTCTGAAG CTGAAGCCCTTTCTAGTGGTGTTACTCGTGATTCTGTGCCGCATTCTCAAATGCACAATACTCTAG ATGGTAGCAGAGCTCAAGCCATATATATCAACAAAGATGAAGGTGGCCACTCCAGGCGTGACAAAGGCAACAAAGTTTTGATCAATCTAGacagtgatgaagatgaggatCTTCACACGGAGCAACGTGAGCCAGAACGTGAAGCGTTGCTTGCTCCAAGGGCCACGAATGGTGGGGATCTTCACATGGAGCGACCCGGCTCAGCCTCTGGTGTAGCCTTGCATGCTCTGGGAGCCATGAACGGGGTGGTTCTTCACCCGGAGCAGCACGAGCCAGCGCGTGCAGCCATGAATGGGATGTCACCTCTCACACCCCTGTGGCATTACGTAGATCCCCAAGGAGTCTCCCAAGGGCCATTTTCACTGATGCATCTGAGGCAGTGGAAACTAGGCGGCTTCTTCAGCGACGACTTCCGAGTGTGGAGGACGAGGCAGACAGTGGAGCAGGCTATTTTGCTTACAGATGCCTTCCAGCTGAATCTGTAG
- the LOC133926016 gene encoding zinc finger CCCH domain-containing protein 44-like isoform X4, whose product MAGKRKRVAEEDITEARCFTCKDGGDDLRICDLKDCLKFYHPHCTGKGDDFLTSDEQFICEWHTCVNCKGSSDYQCLCCPLYSVCRDCLGKVEFVQVRKQSKGFCRSCLNLAILSEKNAYANPHGVIAKIDYQGSAIYENLFKDCWEVIKDRENLSFFDLQEASVLLDRSLNCKSGADSEKFPDEDHKADENSLDDNDDNEQTFPFDSKGKPNKVNASLKKSKSNKKTYVGWGSKELIEFLSCFGKDTAKPLDEFEVIGVIKEYIRQKNLFQDNKKKKFRCDDKLRPLFKRSKVNWNSIHRFLEMHFAANAVSEDESLDGSEDDSGLTMKKKPRTSLEPKIAKKVSERNKRCFASLNQNNLKLIYLRRSLVLNLLSHPDTFEQKVVGCFVRVKNKPRTHIYQILKKTYQLGLVTGIIQSSEKYKVKDTCTDILLRVTGMWDDVEISMLSEEDFEEDECNDLIPLVEKGRLKRATVAELEEKVATVHKDIVNHWIDKELLRLEKEIDRAHEKGWRVEMEELMHRKKLLSTPAGRQRLLEEVPEIVADPEDEKKEIELEIAAGNSSQENREATQEVADSFDVLKDEPPKGAAEHVAESFEVLKEKPPEGATEQVVDALSIPNEESTEGAIQQTVDSLNVLNKEPPKGAADQVADYLRVREEESPEGFSLVNSATKKMTDPLSLLNKESSEVASKQGYDTREVTSEAEALSSGVTRDSVPHSQMHNTLDGSRAQAIYINKDEGGHSRRDKGNKVLINLDSDEDEDLHTEQREPEREALLAPRATNGGDLHMERPGSASGVALHALGAMNGVVLHPEQHEPARAAMNGMSPLTPLWHYVDPQGVSQGPFSLMHLRQWKLGGFFSDDFRVWRTRQTVEQAILLTDAFQLNL is encoded by the exons ATGGCCGGGAAGAGGAAGCGAGTCGCCGAGGAGGATATCACCGAGGCGCGCTGTTTCACATGCAAGGACGGTGGCGACGACCTCCGCATCTGCGACTTAAA GGACTGCCTCAAGTTTTACCATCCACACTGTACGGGAAAGGGAGATGATTTTCTTACTTCCGACGAGCAATTCATTTGTG AATGGCACACATGTGTCAACTGCAAAGGGAGTTCAGATTATCAGTGTTTGTGCTGTCCACTTTACTCGGTTTGCCGTGACTGCCTTGGAAAAGTTGAGTTTGTCCAAGTGAGGAAGCAGAGCAAAGGATTTTGCAGAAGCTGTTTGAACCTGGCAATCTTGAGCGAGAAGAATGCTTATGCTAATCCTCATGGGGTAATT GCAAAGATCGATTACCAAGGTTCAGCGATCTATGAAAATTTGTTTAAAGACTGCTGGGAAGTAATTAAAGACAGAGAAAATTTGTCATTTTTTGATCTGCAAGAAGCTAGTGTGCTTCTTGATAGAAGCCTAAACTGTAAATCTGGAGCAGATTCAGAGAAATTTCCAGATGAAGATCACAAGGCAGATGAAAATTCATTggatgataatgatgacaatGAGCAAACATTTCCTTTTGACTCCAAGGGCAAACCAAATAAAGTGAACGCGTCACTGAAGAAAAGCAAATCAAACAAGAAAACATATGTTGGCTGGGGTTCGAAAGAGCTGATTGAATTCTTGTCATGTTTTGGCAAGGACACAGCAAAACCTCTTGATGAATTCGAAGTTATTGGAGTTATTAAGGAGTACATCAGACAGAAGAATCTGTTCCAggacaataagaaaaaaaaattcaggtgtgATGATAAGCTGCGCCCTTTGTTTAAGAGAAGTAAAGTGAACTGGAATTCAATCCATAGGTTTCTGGAAATGCACTTTGCTGCAAATGCTGTTTCAGAGGATGAAAGTCTTGATGGTTCTGAAGATGACAGTGGACTAACTATGAAAAAGAAACCACGGACTAGTCTGGAGCCGAAGATTGCTAAGAAGGTTTCAGAAAGGAACAAGAGATGCTTTGCCTCACTTAATCAGAATAACCTAAAGCTAATTTATTTGAGAAGATCTTTAGTTCTTAATCTTTTGAGTCATCCAGACACATTCGAACAGAAAGTTGTTGGTTGTTTTGTTAGAGTCAAGAATAAGCCCAGGACCCATATTTATCAAATACTTAAAAAGACATACCAACTTGGGCTTGTGACAG GCATTATACAGTCTTCAGAGAAGTATAAGGTAAAGGACACATGTACAGATATTCTCTTACGTGTTACCGGTATGTGGGATGATGTCGAGATCTCGATGTTGTCGGAGGAGGACTTTGAAGAG GATGAATGCAATGATCTTATTCCTTTGGTTGAGAAAGGACGCTTGAAAAGGGCTACTGTT GCTGAGTTAGAGGAAAAGGTGGCAACTGTACATAAGGACATAGTAAATCAT TGGATTGATAAAGAACTTCTGAGACTGGAAAAAGAGATTGATAGAGCACATGAAAAAGGGTGGCGTGTAGAA ATGGAAGAGCTAATGCACCGAAAAAAGCTTCTAAGCACACCAGCTGGAAGACAGCGTCTCCTTGAAGAGGTTCCAGAAATTGTTGCGGATccagaagatgagaaaaaagaaattgaacTCGAAATTGCAGCCGGCAACTCTTCTCAAGAGAATAGAG AAGCAACACAGGAGGTAGCTGATTCCTTTGATGTACTTAAAGATGAACCGCCAAAAG GTGCAGCAGAGCATGTAGCTGAATCTTTTGAAGTTCTTAAAGAGAAACCACCAGAAG GTGCAACAGAGCAAGTAGTTGATGCATTGAGCATTCCTAATGAAGAATCAACAGAAG GTGCAATACAGCAAACAGTTGATTCTTTGAATGTTCTTAACAAGGAACCACCAAAAG GTGCAgcagatcaagtagctgattaTTTAAGAGTCCGTGAAGAGGAATCACCAGAAGGTTTCTCTTTAGTAAACA GTGCTACAAAGAAAATGACTGATCCTTTGAGCCTTCTTAACAAAGAATCATCAGAAG TTGCATCGAAGCAAGGTTATGATACTCGTGAAGTTACTTCTGAAG CTGAAGCCCTTTCTAGTGGTGTTACTCGTGATTCTGTGCCGCATTCTCAAATGCACAATACTCTAG ATGGTAGCAGAGCTCAAGCCATATATATCAACAAAGATGAAGGTGGCCACTCCAGGCGTGACAAAGGCAACAAAGTTTTGATCAATCTAGacagtgatgaagatgaggatCTTCACACGGAGCAACGTGAGCCAGAACGTGAAGCGTTGCTTGCTCCAAGGGCCACGAATGGTGGGGATCTTCACATGGAGCGACCCGGCTCAGCCTCTGGTGTAGCCTTGCATGCTCTGGGAGCCATGAACGGGGTGGTTCTTCACCCGGAGCAGCACGAGCCAGCGCGTGCAGCCATGAATGGGATGTCACCTCTCACACCCCTGTGGCATTACGTAGATCCCCAAGGAGTCTCCCAAGGGCCATTTTCACTGATGCATCTGAGGCAGTGGAAACTAGGCGGCTTCTTCAGCGACGACTTCCGAGTGTGGAGGACGAGGCAGACAGTGGAGCAGGCTATTTTGCTTACAGATGCCTTCCAGCTGAATCTGTAG
- the LOC133926016 gene encoding uncharacterized protein At5g08430-like isoform X3: MAGKRKRVAEEDITEARCFTCKDGGDDLRICDLKDCLKFYHPHCTGKGDDFLTSDEQFICEWHTCVNCKGSSDYQCLCCPLYSVCRDCLGKVEFVQVRKQSKGFCRSCLNLAILSEKNAYANPHGVIAKIDYQGSAIYENLFKDCWEVIKDRENLSFFDLQEASVLLDRSLNCKSGADSEKFPDEDHKADENSLDDNDDNEQTFPFDSKGKPNKVNASLKKSKSNKKTYVGWGSKELIEFLSCFGKDTAKPLDEFEVIGVIKEYIRQKNLFQDNKKKKFRCDDKLRPLFKRSKVNWNSIHRFLEMHFAANAVSEDESLDGSEDDSGLTMKKKPRTSLEPKIAKKVSERNKRCFASLNQNNLKLIYLRRSLVLNLLSHPDTFEQKVVGCFVRVKNKPRTHIYQILKKTYQLGLVTGIIQSSEKYKVKDTCTDILLRVTGMWDDVEISMLSEEDFEEDECNDLIPLVEKGRLKRATVAELEEKVATVHKDIVNHWIDKELLRLEKEIDRAHEKGWRVEMEELMHRKKLLSTPAGRQRLLEEVPEIVADPEDEKKEIELEIAAGNSSQENRGKKRDRASCLVDMGKNSKEATQEVADSFDVLKDEPPKGAAEHVAESFEVLKEKPPEGATEQVVDALSIPNEESTEGAIQQTVDSLNVLNKEPPKGAADQVADYLRVREEESPEGATKKMTDPLSLLNKESSEVASKQGYDTREVTSEAEALSSGVTRDSVPHSQMHNTLDGSRAQAIYINKDEGGHSRRDKGNKVLINLDSDEDEDLHTEQREPEREALLAPRATNGGDLHMERPGSASGVALHALGAMNGVVLHPEQHEPARAAMNGMSPLTPLWHYVDPQGVSQGPFSLMHLRQWKLGGFFSDDFRVWRTRQTVEQAILLTDAFQLNL, encoded by the exons ATGGCCGGGAAGAGGAAGCGAGTCGCCGAGGAGGATATCACCGAGGCGCGCTGTTTCACATGCAAGGACGGTGGCGACGACCTCCGCATCTGCGACTTAAA GGACTGCCTCAAGTTTTACCATCCACACTGTACGGGAAAGGGAGATGATTTTCTTACTTCCGACGAGCAATTCATTTGTG AATGGCACACATGTGTCAACTGCAAAGGGAGTTCAGATTATCAGTGTTTGTGCTGTCCACTTTACTCGGTTTGCCGTGACTGCCTTGGAAAAGTTGAGTTTGTCCAAGTGAGGAAGCAGAGCAAAGGATTTTGCAGAAGCTGTTTGAACCTGGCAATCTTGAGCGAGAAGAATGCTTATGCTAATCCTCATGGGGTAATT GCAAAGATCGATTACCAAGGTTCAGCGATCTATGAAAATTTGTTTAAAGACTGCTGGGAAGTAATTAAAGACAGAGAAAATTTGTCATTTTTTGATCTGCAAGAAGCTAGTGTGCTTCTTGATAGAAGCCTAAACTGTAAATCTGGAGCAGATTCAGAGAAATTTCCAGATGAAGATCACAAGGCAGATGAAAATTCATTggatgataatgatgacaatGAGCAAACATTTCCTTTTGACTCCAAGGGCAAACCAAATAAAGTGAACGCGTCACTGAAGAAAAGCAAATCAAACAAGAAAACATATGTTGGCTGGGGTTCGAAAGAGCTGATTGAATTCTTGTCATGTTTTGGCAAGGACACAGCAAAACCTCTTGATGAATTCGAAGTTATTGGAGTTATTAAGGAGTACATCAGACAGAAGAATCTGTTCCAggacaataagaaaaaaaaattcaggtgtgATGATAAGCTGCGCCCTTTGTTTAAGAGAAGTAAAGTGAACTGGAATTCAATCCATAGGTTTCTGGAAATGCACTTTGCTGCAAATGCTGTTTCAGAGGATGAAAGTCTTGATGGTTCTGAAGATGACAGTGGACTAACTATGAAAAAGAAACCACGGACTAGTCTGGAGCCGAAGATTGCTAAGAAGGTTTCAGAAAGGAACAAGAGATGCTTTGCCTCACTTAATCAGAATAACCTAAAGCTAATTTATTTGAGAAGATCTTTAGTTCTTAATCTTTTGAGTCATCCAGACACATTCGAACAGAAAGTTGTTGGTTGTTTTGTTAGAGTCAAGAATAAGCCCAGGACCCATATTTATCAAATACTTAAAAAGACATACCAACTTGGGCTTGTGACAG GCATTATACAGTCTTCAGAGAAGTATAAGGTAAAGGACACATGTACAGATATTCTCTTACGTGTTACCGGTATGTGGGATGATGTCGAGATCTCGATGTTGTCGGAGGAGGACTTTGAAGAG GATGAATGCAATGATCTTATTCCTTTGGTTGAGAAAGGACGCTTGAAAAGGGCTACTGTT GCTGAGTTAGAGGAAAAGGTGGCAACTGTACATAAGGACATAGTAAATCAT TGGATTGATAAAGAACTTCTGAGACTGGAAAAAGAGATTGATAGAGCACATGAAAAAGGGTGGCGTGTAGAA ATGGAAGAGCTAATGCACCGAAAAAAGCTTCTAAGCACACCAGCTGGAAGACAGCGTCTCCTTGAAGAGGTTCCAGAAATTGTTGCGGATccagaagatgagaaaaaagaaattgaacTCGAAATTGCAGCCGGCAACTCTTCTCAAGAGAATAGAG GTAAAAAAAGAGACAGAGCTTCTTGTTTGGTGGACATGGGGAAAAATTCTAAAG AAGCAACACAGGAGGTAGCTGATTCCTTTGATGTACTTAAAGATGAACCGCCAAAAG GTGCAGCAGAGCATGTAGCTGAATCTTTTGAAGTTCTTAAAGAGAAACCACCAGAAG GTGCAACAGAGCAAGTAGTTGATGCATTGAGCATTCCTAATGAAGAATCAACAGAAG GTGCAATACAGCAAACAGTTGATTCTTTGAATGTTCTTAACAAGGAACCACCAAAAG GTGCAgcagatcaagtagctgattaTTTAAGAGTCCGTGAAGAGGAATCACCAGAAG GTGCTACAAAGAAAATGACTGATCCTTTGAGCCTTCTTAACAAAGAATCATCAGAAG TTGCATCGAAGCAAGGTTATGATACTCGTGAAGTTACTTCTGAAG CTGAAGCCCTTTCTAGTGGTGTTACTCGTGATTCTGTGCCGCATTCTCAAATGCACAATACTCTAG ATGGTAGCAGAGCTCAAGCCATATATATCAACAAAGATGAAGGTGGCCACTCCAGGCGTGACAAAGGCAACAAAGTTTTGATCAATCTAGacagtgatgaagatgaggatCTTCACACGGAGCAACGTGAGCCAGAACGTGAAGCGTTGCTTGCTCCAAGGGCCACGAATGGTGGGGATCTTCACATGGAGCGACCCGGCTCAGCCTCTGGTGTAGCCTTGCATGCTCTGGGAGCCATGAACGGGGTGGTTCTTCACCCGGAGCAGCACGAGCCAGCGCGTGCAGCCATGAATGGGATGTCACCTCTCACACCCCTGTGGCATTACGTAGATCCCCAAGGAGTCTCCCAAGGGCCATTTTCACTGATGCATCTGAGGCAGTGGAAACTAGGCGGCTTCTTCAGCGACGACTTCCGAGTGTGGAGGACGAGGCAGACAGTGGAGCAGGCTATTTTGCTTACAGATGCCTTCCAGCTGAATCTGTAG
- the LOC133926016 gene encoding zinc finger CCCH domain-containing protein 19-like isoform X5: MAGKRKRVAEEDITEARCFTCKDGGDDLRICDLKDCLKFYHPHCTGKGDDFLTSDEQFICEWHTCVNCKGSSDYQCLCCPLYSVCRDCLGKVEFVQVRKQSKGFCRSCLNLAILSEKNAYANPHGVIAKIDYQGSAIYENLFKDCWEVIKDRENLSFFDLQEASVLLDRSLNCKSGADSEKFPDEDHKADENSLDDNDDNEQTFPFDSKGKPNKVNASLKKSKSNKKTYVGWGSKELIEFLSCFGKDTAKPLDEFEVIGVIKEYIRQKNLFQDNKKKKFRCDDKLRPLFKRSKVNWNSIHRFLEMHFAANAVSEDESLDGSEDDSGLTMKKKPRTSLEPKIAKKVSERNKRCFASLNQNNLKLIYLRRSLVLNLLSHPDTFEQKVVGCFVRVKNKPRTHIYQILKKTYQLGLVTGIIQSSEKYKVKDTCTDILLRVTGMWDDVEISMLSEEDFEEDECNDLIPLVEKGRLKRATVAELEEKVATVHKDIVNHWIDKELLRLEKEIDRAHEKGWRVEMEELMHRKKLLSTPAGRQRLLEEVPEIVADPEDEKKEIELEIAAGNSSQENRGKKRDRASCLVDMGKNSKEATQEVADSFDVLKDEPPKGAAEHVAESFEVLKEKPPEGATEQVVDALSIPNEESTEGAIQQTVDSLNVLNKEPPKGATKKMTDPLSLLNKESSEVASKQGYDTREVTSEAEALSSGVTRDSVPHSQMHNTLDGSRAQAIYINKDEGGHSRRDKGNKVLINLDSDEDEDLHTEQREPEREALLAPRATNGGDLHMERPGSASGVALHALGAMNGVVLHPEQHEPARAAMNGMSPLTPLWHYVDPQGVSQGPFSLMHLRQWKLGGFFSDDFRVWRTRQTVEQAILLTDAFQLNL; the protein is encoded by the exons ATGGCCGGGAAGAGGAAGCGAGTCGCCGAGGAGGATATCACCGAGGCGCGCTGTTTCACATGCAAGGACGGTGGCGACGACCTCCGCATCTGCGACTTAAA GGACTGCCTCAAGTTTTACCATCCACACTGTACGGGAAAGGGAGATGATTTTCTTACTTCCGACGAGCAATTCATTTGTG AATGGCACACATGTGTCAACTGCAAAGGGAGTTCAGATTATCAGTGTTTGTGCTGTCCACTTTACTCGGTTTGCCGTGACTGCCTTGGAAAAGTTGAGTTTGTCCAAGTGAGGAAGCAGAGCAAAGGATTTTGCAGAAGCTGTTTGAACCTGGCAATCTTGAGCGAGAAGAATGCTTATGCTAATCCTCATGGGGTAATT GCAAAGATCGATTACCAAGGTTCAGCGATCTATGAAAATTTGTTTAAAGACTGCTGGGAAGTAATTAAAGACAGAGAAAATTTGTCATTTTTTGATCTGCAAGAAGCTAGTGTGCTTCTTGATAGAAGCCTAAACTGTAAATCTGGAGCAGATTCAGAGAAATTTCCAGATGAAGATCACAAGGCAGATGAAAATTCATTggatgataatgatgacaatGAGCAAACATTTCCTTTTGACTCCAAGGGCAAACCAAATAAAGTGAACGCGTCACTGAAGAAAAGCAAATCAAACAAGAAAACATATGTTGGCTGGGGTTCGAAAGAGCTGATTGAATTCTTGTCATGTTTTGGCAAGGACACAGCAAAACCTCTTGATGAATTCGAAGTTATTGGAGTTATTAAGGAGTACATCAGACAGAAGAATCTGTTCCAggacaataagaaaaaaaaattcaggtgtgATGATAAGCTGCGCCCTTTGTTTAAGAGAAGTAAAGTGAACTGGAATTCAATCCATAGGTTTCTGGAAATGCACTTTGCTGCAAATGCTGTTTCAGAGGATGAAAGTCTTGATGGTTCTGAAGATGACAGTGGACTAACTATGAAAAAGAAACCACGGACTAGTCTGGAGCCGAAGATTGCTAAGAAGGTTTCAGAAAGGAACAAGAGATGCTTTGCCTCACTTAATCAGAATAACCTAAAGCTAATTTATTTGAGAAGATCTTTAGTTCTTAATCTTTTGAGTCATCCAGACACATTCGAACAGAAAGTTGTTGGTTGTTTTGTTAGAGTCAAGAATAAGCCCAGGACCCATATTTATCAAATACTTAAAAAGACATACCAACTTGGGCTTGTGACAG GCATTATACAGTCTTCAGAGAAGTATAAGGTAAAGGACACATGTACAGATATTCTCTTACGTGTTACCGGTATGTGGGATGATGTCGAGATCTCGATGTTGTCGGAGGAGGACTTTGAAGAG GATGAATGCAATGATCTTATTCCTTTGGTTGAGAAAGGACGCTTGAAAAGGGCTACTGTT GCTGAGTTAGAGGAAAAGGTGGCAACTGTACATAAGGACATAGTAAATCAT TGGATTGATAAAGAACTTCTGAGACTGGAAAAAGAGATTGATAGAGCACATGAAAAAGGGTGGCGTGTAGAA ATGGAAGAGCTAATGCACCGAAAAAAGCTTCTAAGCACACCAGCTGGAAGACAGCGTCTCCTTGAAGAGGTTCCAGAAATTGTTGCGGATccagaagatgagaaaaaagaaattgaacTCGAAATTGCAGCCGGCAACTCTTCTCAAGAGAATAGAG GTAAAAAAAGAGACAGAGCTTCTTGTTTGGTGGACATGGGGAAAAATTCTAAAG AAGCAACACAGGAGGTAGCTGATTCCTTTGATGTACTTAAAGATGAACCGCCAAAAG GTGCAGCAGAGCATGTAGCTGAATCTTTTGAAGTTCTTAAAGAGAAACCACCAGAAG GTGCAACAGAGCAAGTAGTTGATGCATTGAGCATTCCTAATGAAGAATCAACAGAAG GTGCAATACAGCAAACAGTTGATTCTTTGAATGTTCTTAACAAGGAACCACCAAAAG GTGCTACAAAGAAAATGACTGATCCTTTGAGCCTTCTTAACAAAGAATCATCAGAAG TTGCATCGAAGCAAGGTTATGATACTCGTGAAGTTACTTCTGAAG CTGAAGCCCTTTCTAGTGGTGTTACTCGTGATTCTGTGCCGCATTCTCAAATGCACAATACTCTAG ATGGTAGCAGAGCTCAAGCCATATATATCAACAAAGATGAAGGTGGCCACTCCAGGCGTGACAAAGGCAACAAAGTTTTGATCAATCTAGacagtgatgaagatgaggatCTTCACACGGAGCAACGTGAGCCAGAACGTGAAGCGTTGCTTGCTCCAAGGGCCACGAATGGTGGGGATCTTCACATGGAGCGACCCGGCTCAGCCTCTGGTGTAGCCTTGCATGCTCTGGGAGCCATGAACGGGGTGGTTCTTCACCCGGAGCAGCACGAGCCAGCGCGTGCAGCCATGAATGGGATGTCACCTCTCACACCCCTGTGGCATTACGTAGATCCCCAAGGAGTCTCCCAAGGGCCATTTTCACTGATGCATCTGAGGCAGTGGAAACTAGGCGGCTTCTTCAGCGACGACTTCCGAGTGTGGAGGACGAGGCAGACAGTGGAGCAGGCTATTTTGCTTACAGATGCCTTCCAGCTGAATCTGTAG